In a single window of the Caulobacter soli genome:
- a CDS encoding exopolysaccharide biosynthesis protein — protein sequence MHTQSLSDVIESFGEDTRPVLTVGQMLEQFDSRAFGAMLLVFGLLNCLPLPPGSSTILSLPILLLAPQIAWGSDIPWLPRKLVEHPLKRDDLRGMFRRLTPIVRRMELVTRPRLEILFGPVGERLIGVVCTLLALVLVLPIPLGNLAPGATVAVLALALLQRDGLLVLLGYLMAAVSVGLLVVSAGVVAAAVQRLLHMIPGLV from the coding sequence ATGCATACCCAGAGCTTGTCCGACGTCATCGAGAGTTTCGGCGAGGACACGCGTCCCGTCCTGACCGTCGGCCAGATGCTGGAACAGTTCGACAGCCGCGCCTTCGGGGCCATGCTGCTGGTGTTCGGCCTGCTCAACTGCCTGCCCCTGCCCCCGGGTTCGTCGACGATCCTCAGCCTGCCGATCTTGTTGCTGGCCCCGCAGATCGCCTGGGGTTCCGACATTCCCTGGCTGCCGCGCAAGCTGGTCGAACATCCGCTCAAGCGCGACGACCTGCGTGGAATGTTCCGTAGGCTGACGCCGATCGTCCGTCGCATGGAGCTGGTCACCCGCCCCCGGCTGGAGATCCTGTTCGGGCCGGTGGGCGAGCGGCTGATCGGCGTGGTCTGCACCCTGCTGGCCCTGGTGCTGGTGCTGCCGATCCCGCTGGGCAATCTGGCGCCGGGGGCCACCGTGGCCGTGCTGGCCCTGGCCCTGCTGCAGCGCGACGGGCTTCTGGTGCTGCTGGGCTACCTGATGGCGGCGGTCAGCGTCGGCCTGCTGGTGGTCAGCGCGGGCGTCGTGGCGGCGGCGGTCCAGCGGCTCCTGCACATGATTCCGGGGCTGGTTTAA
- a CDS encoding YnbE family lipoprotein: MMKRALILPLLAVGALAACTPTVRVKVDPINIYAKLDANVRVQLDKEVQSAIQQNPNLF, translated from the coding sequence ATCATGAAGCGCGCCCTGATCCTTCCCCTCCTCGCGGTGGGCGCCCTGGCGGCGTGCACCCCGACGGTGCGGGTCAAGGTCGACCCGATCAACATCTACGCCAAGCTGGACGCCAATGTGCGCGTGCAACTGGACAAGGAAGTCCAGTCCGCGATCCAGCAGAACCCCAACCTGTTCTAA
- the ptsN gene encoding PTS IIA-like nitrogen regulatory protein PtsN, whose product MTIGDLLEPGAVVLRVSAANKRQVLGVIADVAARAFGVDAEETLDGLVDREAAGSTGVGQGVAIPHARLSGLDRVHAVFMRLETPVAFGAVDEKPVDLLVALFAPKDADSSHLRALARISRMMRQPELREQLRQARSADAVHVMLTQAHESKPTAA is encoded by the coding sequence ATGACCATCGGCGATCTATTGGAGCCCGGCGCGGTCGTACTGCGGGTCAGCGCGGCCAATAAGCGTCAAGTGCTCGGCGTCATCGCCGACGTCGCCGCCCGCGCGTTCGGCGTCGACGCCGAGGAAACGCTGGACGGCCTGGTCGACCGCGAGGCCGCCGGCTCGACCGGCGTCGGCCAGGGCGTGGCCATCCCGCATGCTCGTCTGTCGGGCCTGGACCGCGTCCACGCGGTGTTCATGCGCCTGGAAACCCCGGTGGCGTTCGGCGCGGTCGACGAAAAGCCCGTCGACCTGCTGGTGGCGCTGTTCGCCCCCAAGGACGCCGATTCCAGCCACCTGCGGGCCCTGGCCCGCATCTCGCGGATGATGCGCCAGCCCGAGCTGCGCGAACAGCTGCGCCAGGCCCGCTCGGCCGACGCCGTGCATGTGATGCTGACCCAGGCGCATGAGAGCAAGCCGACGGCCGCCTGA
- the hpf gene encoding ribosome hibernation-promoting factor, HPF/YfiA family produces the protein MQVQISGKHVDVGEALRARVSDEITLSIGKYFDRGGDADVVISKEGFAFRVDCSVKLASGQQLISHGSGGDAHAAFDAALAKIETRVRRYKRRLKSHSIAATAKQAENAAMYVLRAPEGDEIDEDDWTAEDDHPAGAPSAMIIAETQASLKIMTVSMAVMELDLTESQAIVFRNAAHDGLSVVYRRPDGNIGWIDPERTQALNGHAPVAS, from the coding sequence ATGCAAGTCCAAATCTCCGGCAAGCATGTCGACGTTGGCGAGGCTCTGCGAGCGCGAGTCTCCGACGAAATCACCCTGAGCATCGGCAAGTATTTCGACCGCGGCGGTGACGCCGATGTCGTGATCAGCAAGGAGGGCTTCGCCTTCCGTGTCGATTGCTCGGTCAAGCTGGCTTCGGGCCAGCAGCTGATCAGCCACGGGTCCGGAGGAGACGCGCACGCGGCCTTCGACGCCGCCCTGGCCAAGATCGAGACGAGGGTCCGACGCTACAAGCGACGATTGAAGAGCCATTCGATCGCCGCCACCGCCAAGCAGGCCGAGAACGCGGCGATGTACGTGCTGCGCGCTCCGGAAGGCGACGAGATCGACGAGGACGACTGGACGGCCGAGGACGACCACCCCGCCGGCGCCCCCTCCGCCATGATCATCGCCGAAACCCAGGCTTCGCTGAAGATCATGACCGTTTCCATGGCGGTCATGGAACTGGACTTGACCGAGTCCCAGGCAATCGTGTTTAGGAACGCCGCCCACGACGGTTTGTCCGTGGTCTACAGGCGGCCTGACGGAAATATCGGCTGGATCGACCCCGAACGCACTCAGGCGCTGAACGGGCACGCACCAGTCGCTAGCTGA
- a CDS encoding Hsp20 family protein — protein MTRTILFDSPFLLGFEHTRDLIERAAKAAAESYPPYNVEQSDDGGVRITLAVAGFAPDQLQVTVEGGQLVVAGRRDSEGKPEADKAFLHRGIAARGFLRTFVLADGMEVTAATLEHGLLHVDLARPEPERLVRRIPIRSVG, from the coding sequence ATGACCCGGACGATCCTGTTCGACAGCCCCTTCCTGCTGGGCTTCGAACACACACGAGACCTGATCGAGCGCGCGGCCAAGGCCGCCGCCGAAAGCTATCCGCCCTACAATGTCGAGCAGTCGGACGACGGCGGGGTGCGCATCACCCTGGCGGTGGCCGGCTTCGCGCCCGACCAGCTTCAGGTGACCGTCGAAGGCGGCCAGCTGGTGGTGGCCGGGCGGCGCGACAGCGAAGGCAAGCCCGAGGCCGACAAGGCTTTCCTGCATCGCGGCATCGCCGCTCGCGGTTTCCTGCGGACCTTCGTGCTGGCCGACGGCATGGAAGTCACGGCCGCGACGCTGGAGCATGGCCTGCTGCACGTCGACCTGGCCCGCCCGGAACCCGAGCGCCTGGTCCGGCGCATTCCGATCCGCTCGGTGGGCTGA
- a CDS encoding intermembrane phospholipid transport protein YdbH family protein codes for MAEPPTPETKPEAPQARARRAALLDAGLEAMSLAALAFVAIGFSAYAGRREISRELALAWLNDKGIEATLELDDLDATGFAGAIRLGPQNAPVFSAERIEVAYDLASPWTGGKFALNTRAVRLVRPRINARLDANGLNFGSLQPLIDDVLKSPAEPTAPGPAILIEDARVLLRTPGGPARLTGDASLDDGQLLRFDGRLGAMRYATQDLSFETEGALIKARKRGDRLTLDVQLALKALSAGQLDLTEAQGSLQADLTYPDLKKLSMVGPAEARLAIKARGAEVEAASLGGLEANLNVAGLLSGDLKRGGLTGKTTLHARGERLTAQGLDSRDVVADLDLSNLALTYDPGGVRGSARTRLAANADRAVAGGAALSRTALEVQSSSLTLVSDKARTSVSGPLSVAAGSGRAAMGGVVLSSLAADAKGRFSAGTDGIALALDAHADADGAMTGLDAQRVTAALPNPDYAQAAARALSRFELSAPALKLGTTDGQTTLSLPRPLALTAAGGARVTLSAPGGPLLAARDGAAHGAAAVVLGGGELPDITLKAPNWRSDASGLASDVVVAGSLDVPPFIGVAGTLAGRAQLAGGGLTIRLNRCTPMTAKAIAMGEPPISDVTFALCPTAQPLVVAANGIWRASVLIQDGAALVNVAQARLEGVNASFVGGGRGFDVAQVKVTSGRVVEASTEGKRFETIGATGEVDLARGQWIGALDGKTLDGHPLGRVTIRHDVASGRGQADIDASKLVFAKGGLQPLGLTPLAAVARDAEGPAAFTGSFHWAGEVMTSEGRASTPGLDFKSPLGQVHRLKGQIVFDSLAPLTAPPGQVLTIDSVDAIVPIQAVQASFGLGAEALHLETTTFEASKGKITIEPFDVPLDGKGVMKGVVNIAGLDLGQLVAGSSLADKIKMEAIVDGRLPFEASAAGFRFVDGKVYATGPGRLSIAREALGQVDAGQGAVDPNDPLTVKKDVPVNAIQDFAYQAMENLHFETLEAGVSSTDQGRLGVLFHIKGEHDPKVAEKAKIGLMELLNGSAFQRRIPLPAKTPVDLTLDTSLNFDELLAAAQRAWADAQARAASSPSVASPTVPPPAPRSDAVQP; via the coding sequence CGACCTGGACGCCACCGGTTTCGCCGGCGCCATCCGCCTGGGTCCCCAGAACGCCCCGGTGTTCTCGGCCGAGCGGATTGAGGTGGCTTATGACCTGGCCTCGCCGTGGACGGGCGGCAAGTTCGCGCTCAACACCCGCGCCGTGCGGCTGGTGCGGCCGCGCATCAACGCCCGGCTGGACGCCAACGGCCTGAACTTCGGCTCGCTGCAACCGTTGATCGACGATGTGCTGAAGTCGCCGGCCGAACCGACCGCGCCCGGCCCCGCCATCCTGATCGAGGACGCCCGGGTGCTGCTGCGCACGCCCGGCGGCCCGGCCCGCCTGACCGGCGACGCCAGCCTGGACGACGGCCAGCTGCTGCGCTTCGACGGCCGGCTGGGGGCCATGCGCTACGCGACCCAGGACCTGTCGTTCGAGACCGAGGGCGCGCTGATCAAGGCCCGCAAGCGCGGCGACCGGCTGACCCTCGACGTCCAGCTGGCGCTGAAGGCCCTCAGCGCCGGCCAGCTGGATCTGACCGAGGCCCAAGGCTCGCTCCAGGCCGACCTGACCTATCCGGACCTGAAAAAGCTGTCGATGGTCGGGCCGGCCGAGGCGCGACTGGCGATCAAGGCCCGGGGCGCCGAGGTCGAGGCCGCCAGCCTGGGCGGGCTGGAGGCCAATCTGAACGTCGCCGGCCTGCTGAGCGGCGACCTCAAGCGCGGCGGCCTGACCGGCAAGACCACCCTCCACGCGCGCGGCGAGCGCCTGACCGCCCAGGGACTGGACAGCCGCGACGTGGTCGCCGACCTGGACCTGTCCAACCTGGCCCTGACCTACGATCCGGGCGGCGTGCGCGGCTCGGCCCGCACCCGCCTGGCCGCCAACGCCGACCGCGCGGTGGCCGGCGGCGCGGCCCTGTCGCGCACGGCGCTGGAGGTGCAGTCGTCCAGCCTGACCCTGGTCTCGGACAAGGCCCGCACCTCGGTCAGCGGCCCGCTGAGCGTGGCGGCAGGCAGCGGCCGGGCGGCGATGGGCGGGGTGGTGCTGTCCAGCCTGGCCGCCGACGCCAAGGGCCGGTTCTCGGCCGGGACCGACGGGATCGCCCTGGCCCTGGACGCCCATGCCGACGCCGACGGGGCCATGACCGGACTGGACGCCCAGCGCGTGACCGCCGCCCTGCCCAATCCCGACTACGCCCAGGCCGCCGCCCGGGCCCTGTCGCGTTTCGAGCTTTCCGCCCCGGCCCTGAAGCTGGGAACCACCGACGGCCAGACCACCCTGTCCCTGCCCCGCCCCCTGGCCCTGACCGCCGCCGGCGGCGCCCGGGTGACGCTGAGCGCGCCGGGCGGTCCGCTGCTGGCGGCGCGGGACGGCGCGGCCCACGGCGCGGCGGCGGTCGTCCTGGGCGGCGGCGAACTGCCGGACATCACCCTGAAGGCCCCCAACTGGCGCTCGGACGCCTCGGGCCTGGCCAGCGACGTGGTCGTGGCCGGAAGCCTGGACGTTCCGCCGTTCATCGGCGTGGCCGGAACTTTGGCGGGTCGCGCCCAGCTGGCCGGCGGCGGGCTGACGATCCGCCTGAACCGCTGCACGCCGATGACCGCCAAGGCCATCGCCATGGGCGAGCCGCCGATCAGCGACGTGACCTTCGCGCTTTGTCCCACGGCCCAGCCGCTGGTGGTCGCGGCCAATGGGATCTGGCGCGCCTCGGTCCTGATCCAGGACGGCGCGGCCCTGGTCAATGTGGCCCAGGCGCGGCTGGAGGGGGTGAACGCCAGCTTCGTCGGCGGCGGGCGCGGCTTCGACGTCGCCCAGGTCAAGGTCACCAGCGGCCGGGTGGTCGAGGCGTCGACCGAGGGCAAGCGCTTCGAGACGATCGGCGCGACCGGCGAGGTCGACCTGGCGCGCGGCCAATGGATCGGCGCCCTGGACGGCAAAACTCTGGACGGCCATCCGCTGGGTCGGGTGACGATCCGCCACGACGTGGCCAGCGGCCGGGGCCAGGCCGATATCGACGCCTCGAAACTGGTCTTCGCCAAGGGCGGCCTGCAGCCCCTGGGCCTGACGCCCCTGGCCGCTGTCGCCCGCGACGCCGAGGGCCCCGCCGCCTTCACCGGCAGCTTCCACTGGGCCGGCGAGGTGATGACCAGCGAAGGCCGCGCCTCGACCCCGGGCCTGGATTTCAAGAGCCCGCTGGGCCAGGTCCACCGGCTGAAGGGCCAGATCGTCTTCGACAGCCTGGCCCCGCTGACCGCGCCGCCCGGCCAGGTCCTGACCATCGACAGCGTCGACGCCATCGTGCCGATCCAGGCGGTCCAGGCCAGCTTCGGTCTCGGCGCCGAGGCTTTGCACCTGGAGACCACCACCTTCGAGGCCTCGAAGGGCAAGATCACGATCGAGCCGTTCGACGTGCCGCTGGACGGCAAGGGCGTGATGAAGGGCGTGGTCAATATCGCGGGCCTGGACCTGGGCCAGCTGGTCGCCGGCTCGTCCCTGGCCGACAAGATCAAGATGGAGGCCATCGTCGACGGGCGTCTGCCGTTCGAGGCCAGCGCGGCCGGCTTCCGCTTCGTCGACGGCAAGGTCTACGCCACCGGCCCCGGCCGCCTGTCGATCGCCCGCGAGGCGCTCGGCCAGGTCGACGCCGGTCAAGGCGCCGTGGATCCCAATGATCCGCTGACCGTGAAGAAGGACGTCCCGGTCAACGCCATCCAGGACTTCGCCTACCAGGCCATGGAGAACCTGCACTTCGAGACCCTGGAGGCCGGGGTCAGCAGCACCGACCAGGGCCGCCTGGGCGTGCTGTTCCACATCAAGGGCGAGCACGACCCCAAGGTCGCCGAAAAGGCCAAGATCGGCCTGATGGAGCTGTTGAACGGCAGCGCCTTCCAGCGCCGCATTCCCCTGCCCGCCAAGACGCCGGTCGACCTGACCCTGGATACGTCGTTAAACTTCGACGAACTGCTCGCCGCGGCGCAGCGGGCGTGGGCCGACGCCCAGGCCCGCGCGGCGTCGTCTCCGTCCGTCGCTTCGCCGACCGTTCCACCGCCTGCCCCGCGTTCAGACGCGGTTCAGCCTTGA
- a CDS encoding YdbL family protein, which yields MIRKTMTVLALAAGLGAVALAPAAFAQSAAAKAAVDAGKASGTVGEQADGFLGVVSGGDAATRAAVAEINAGRAAVYKDTAAKSGVTAEAAGQATAKQLYARLAPGQYWKPLDGGWTKK from the coding sequence ATGATCCGCAAGACGATGACGGTCCTGGCCCTGGCCGCCGGCCTGGGCGCTGTCGCCCTGGCCCCCGCCGCCTTCGCCCAATCCGCCGCCGCCAAGGCCGCCGTCGACGCCGGCAAGGCGTCGGGCACGGTGGGCGAACAGGCCGACGGCTTCCTGGGCGTGGTTTCGGGCGGCGACGCGGCCACCCGCGCCGCCGTGGCCGAGATCAACGCCGGCCGCGCGGCCGTCTACAAGGACACCGCCGCCAAGAGCGGCGTCACCGCCGAAGCCGCCGGCCAGGCCACCGCCAAGCAGCTCTACGCCCGCCTGGCGCCCGGCCAGTACTGGAAGCCGCTGGATGGCGGCTGGACGAAGAAGTAG
- a CDS encoding DUF1150 family protein has product MTPNPATPFFSAEAFAALGAPDLVYVRPIKAAEIMADVPVGVTDEVDLSPDQTLYAVFRADGARLAVLTDKDAAVAAALAHELAPVSVH; this is encoded by the coding sequence ATGACACCGAACCCCGCTACCCCGTTCTTCTCCGCCGAGGCCTTCGCGGCCCTGGGCGCACCCGACCTGGTCTATGTGCGCCCGATCAAGGCGGCGGAGATCATGGCCGACGTGCCGGTCGGCGTGACCGACGAGGTCGACCTTTCGCCCGACCAGACCCTGTACGCGGTGTTTCGCGCCGACGGCGCGCGCTTGGCCGTGCTGACCGACAAGGACGCGGCCGTCGCCGCCGCCCTCGCCCACGAACTGGCGCCGGTCTCGGTGCACTAA